The following coding sequences lie in one Actinomycetota bacterium genomic window:
- a CDS encoding sigma-70 family RNA polymerase sigma factor, translating into MPTPDSDHVMLAPDDEALLLDRLRAGDEDAFEALVARHSSAMLAAARMYVKTDAAAEDVVQDAWLGVLKGLARFEARSSLKTWIIRIVVNIARTRGAREARSVPFSSLATGADEAAVAPDRFRPPGGAFPGHWNSYPRDWRSLPEDSLVQLETTRAVLREIGRLPGAQQAVIRLRDVEGWTAAEVCAALDLTDGNQRVLLHRARSRVRGALERHFDG; encoded by the coding sequence GTGCCGACCCCGGACAGCGACCACGTCATGCTGGCGCCGGACGACGAGGCGCTGCTGCTGGACCGGCTGCGAGCCGGCGACGAGGACGCGTTCGAGGCGCTGGTGGCCAGGCACAGCTCCGCGATGCTCGCCGCGGCGCGGATGTATGTGAAGACCGACGCGGCGGCCGAGGACGTCGTCCAGGACGCCTGGCTCGGTGTCCTCAAGGGGCTGGCCCGCTTCGAGGCGCGTTCCTCGTTGAAGACATGGATAATCCGAATCGTGGTCAACATCGCCCGCACCCGCGGCGCCAGGGAGGCGCGGAGCGTGCCGTTCTCCTCCCTGGCGACCGGCGCCGACGAGGCGGCGGTCGCCCCGGACCGGTTCCGCCCGCCCGGCGGCGCCTTCCCCGGTCACTGGAACAGCTACCCCCGCGACTGGCGCTCGCTGCCCGAGGACAGCCTCGTGCAGCTGGAGACCACCCGGGCCGTACTGCGTGAGATCGGGCGGCTGCCGGGGGCACAGCAGGCGGTGATCCGGCTGCGCGACGTGGAGGGCTGGACCGCCGCCGAGGTGTGCGCCGCCCTAGATCTGACCGACGGCAACCAGCGGGTGCTGCTGCACCGTGCCCGGTCACGCGTCCGCGGCGCGCTGGAGAGGCACTTCGATGGCTGA